The stretch of DNA TGGCCGACACGCGGTAGCGCGTATGGAACAGCTCTGGGTAGAAGCTCGGGAACACCGCGTTGTAGCCCTGGTAGACCATGCCCCACATCACGATCGAGGCGGCGAAGGCCAGCGGCACGTTCTGGATGCTGATCGCATACAGATAGACGAACGCCAGCAGGCCAGAGCCCAGGCAGCCAGCGATCATGGTCGGGCGGCGGCCGATCTTGTCGGACAGGTTGCCCACGAACGGAATCACCAGCACCGCGACGATGTTGCCCACCACCGGAATCCACAGGTACACGCTCTTGTCGAAGCCGATGCCATAGGCCGGCTGCACCGCGTAGGCCGCGCCGAAGATGGTGGCGACCACCGGGATCACGTTCATCAGGGCCATGAACATCACCAGCACCATGTGCTTCCAGCTGTGGCGGAACGCTTCGCTGATCGGCGACTTGGCAACCTTGTCCTGTTTCTCTTCCTTCACGAACGCCGGGGTTTCGTGCACTTCCTTACGGATGATGAAGCCTGCGACCAGCACGAAGGCGCTCATCAGGAACGGAATGCGCCAGCCCCAGTCGTTGAAGGCTTCGCTGGGCATGAAGTAGGCCAGAGGCAGGAACACCGCCGCCGCCAGCACCTGGCCGGCCTGCACACCCTGCAGGGTGAAGCTGGCGTAGTAACCTCGCCGGCCGAACGGGGCATGTTCCATGATCATCGAACTGGCCCCGGAGATTTCGCCGGCCA from Pseudomonas putida encodes:
- a CDS encoding MFS transporter, which translates into the protein MAHSSSQAKKATASGWIGSALEYYDFFIYAQAAALIFPQIFFPNTDPKMAIIASLATYGVGYLARPVGAFVLGHWGDTRGRKNVLLLCMFLMGLSTMAVGLLPTYHDIGLLAPALLVVLRLVQGFAVAGEISGASSMIMEHAPFGRRGYYASFTLQGVQAGQVLAAAVFLPLAYFMPSEAFNDWGWRIPFLMSAFVLVAGFIIRKEVHETPAFVKEEKQDKVAKSPISEAFRHSWKHMVLVMFMALMNVIPVVATIFGAAYAVQPAYGIGFDKSVYLWIPVVGNIVAVLVIPFVGNLSDKIGRRPTMIAGCLGSGLLAFVYLYAISIQNVPLAFAASIVMWGMVYQGYNAVFPSFYPELFHTRYRVSAMAIAQNIGTMLTAMLPALFALVAPPGSDNIPLVIGGLAFFITCVCALAAYIAPETHRMAMEDLGNPEAKPMDKDAFEASRKGSLQAVSN